The Leptospira selangorensis genome segment AGGAAGATGATCACTGGATTCGGAAGCCTCACCTTCTTTTAACACTAAGTATTCTTTCTTAATTAAGCCCTTAGAATAGAATATATAATCTATAGTTCTATCCGGTTTTGCGATCTGAGGATCGTTAGGCACATGAGTGAAAAATTTTTCCCGGTTAGGGCCGTTCAATTCTTCCAAACTTGCAGTCGAATTCCATTTTTTGAATAAGGGAGAAATTTCCTCGTCGTCGCTATAATAATAAGCTCCGTTAGGATGTAATTGTTTTTTGGAAAATCCGGGAGGAAGAAGATTAAAATCCCCTGCCAAGACCCATTCCGATTTTTCAGAATCCAATTTTTCCAATAAACTCTCTATAAATGCAACCTGTCTTTGCATTGTATCCGTTCCCATAGAGAATGCATCCAAATGTGTATTCAAAAGTACCAAAGGTTTTTTATCTTTTACATCTATAGAGGCTTCTAAGATCGCACGTTTTAATTGCAATTGTTTAGTGATAGGATCTGCAGGAGGAGTAGGAAGTTGATGGCGAGAAGCAGAAAGAATTTTATATTTACTGAATATAGTCAGTTTCATTCCGACTGAACCCATGATCTTTGGATGAGGAACAAATCCTGCCTTCCAATAGAACGCCTCCG includes the following:
- a CDS encoding endonuclease/exonuclease/phosphatase family protein: MKLFKRILLVLLSVFALLLLLVYFSTFHPSDLESVQVKCEEGAPSLKFSEPVKVLSWNIQYFAGRNRVFWYDVPDETGPDTGPSREEIESTLKKVANVILERDPDFVLFQEVDDGAKKTYSENQSERILPLLSDKYPCQTEAFYWKAGFVPHPKIMGSVGMKLTIFSKYKILSASRHQLPTPPADPITKQLQLKRAILEASIDVKDKKPLVLLNTHLDAFSMGTDTMQRQVAFIESLLEKLDSEKSEWVLAGDFNLLPPGFSKKQLHPNGAYYYSDDEEISPLFKKWNSTASLEELNGPNREKFFTHVPNDPQIAKPDRTIDYIFYSKGLIKKEYLVLKEGEASESSDHLPLETTFSQESR